The Dama dama isolate Ldn47 chromosome X, ASM3311817v1, whole genome shotgun sequence nucleotide sequence CTCAATGGCCAGCTGGTGCAGGTCGAGGAGGCTCTGGTTGACGCACTTCTCCAGGTGCAGGGTGTCTTGCATGGCCTGGCGTCCGCTCTCCCACTTTTGGGTCTCGGGCTGTCTGATGTCGAGGAAGCAGACGCGGCCCCCACGCTGGTTCTGCAGCAACGCCAGGCTCTCGGCTGTCCTGCTGTGCTGGTGGGAGCGGAGCAGAAGGAAGCGGGAGAAATTCTTCAGGGCCACATCATCACAGTCGAGGTAGAAGGCCACGGCCCGGCACTGGAAGGAGGCGTGTGACTCCAGGGCGGCGTGCTTGTGGACCGCGGCCTCACACTCAGGGCGGTAGTTGCAACGCACCTGTGAGGGCGGTGTGGGCAGCACGGCGGGCCACTCCAAGAACCAGGAAATGGCGGCTCGGATGAGGTGTCTGCCGGGCTGGAATCGGCCGGGAtgcgggcgcgggcgcgggcgccgGCGCCAGCGGACTCGTCGAACCGTTCCCATGGTGGACGGTGTGGGCGGCCGGAGGCGAGCTCAGAGCTAGAGGGCAGGTGGCTGGGTGCGGGCTCTGGGCTGGAGGGGTAATGGCGGCCGCTGGGCGGGGTCAGTGCCTAGGCTTGAGATTGGCTAAGGAAGAGGTCCCGTGAGTGGGCGGGGTCCGTGGGCGGGATCTGTGGGCGGGGCTAGACCACTGTCTATGAAAGACAAGGTGAGGCAGAGCCGCTTTGAGCTGAGTGCTTCGCATCTACAAAGTTTTCCATTTGCCGTAATACTTTTTTCCCAAGGACTTTCTCTTATTATCTAATTGCTCCCTTTTATAGCACCCTGTTCCCATTTTATAAGCCCACTGTCATCTTTACAGTTCTGAGAATATGAATTTGGAATTTTTGGTAATGTTCTCTTCTGTTTCCTGTCGTATCgttgttttttctgttgttgttgttttttctccagAAATAGTTCTGTTTATTCATCATGGCCTCTTTCACTTCTGTCAAATATCTGGTAAACATGTGTCCATACATATTTGTGAGTaaaggacccaggttcgatcccgtgcatctggaagttcctctggagaagggaatggctacttactccggtacgctggcctggagaatcccttggacagaggagcctggcgggctaaagtcagtggggtcgcacagagtctcacacgactgaacgactaacacttgcacttttttCGTTGTGATTTcaccgcccccctcccaccccgccttGTGGTTCTTATTATGATTGCAAGAGGTGCCTCAGGAACAACCCTTAGGGAACTTTGCAAAGAAAACATGGCTCATTACTCACAGGTCCTGGAGGATGCATGGCATGCGTCAGGCTGCCCAACCAGGTCATGGGTAGAAAGGGAGGACACGTGCAGCCTGGGCTACTTTTACTGGGGGCTAGGATGGGATGCCTAGTGTGTTACAGATGGAGTCTTTCTTGGTGAATTGAAAACATGAGCGTGAATTAAAATGTCAGACGGGAAAAACAAGTGGTCAGATGGTCAGCTGTCCTAGTCAACCAGTGGTGTCTAAAACAAAGGAAACTTCtgtgatggggaagcctggctttcATCTAGTCTGGTCGCTGGCACTGTTTATTTTAGACAGCTGTCTGTGATGTGGCTGCCGTGGCAATCAGCAGCTTAAGATCAGGCACTTAGTTtacaataaaaatcaaacaaacaaacaaaagacaactcaggggacttccctggtattccAGTGGCTACAACTCCAAACTCCCAGtgcggggggcctgggttcagtccctggttggggaaccagatcccacataccacagctaagacccagtgcaggcaaacaaaacaaaacaactcaggcGCTGAAGAGTACAGCCCAGCCTGTGATGCTGAGACAGCAGATCTAGGAGGTGAGGACCTGAACGGCCTTCAGGTGCTGTAGGCAGGGCCGCTGTCTGTTTCTGGGTGGTCCTTTTGGCCTGAGAACGGACTGACAGTCTGAAGGGCCTCTTGGTCTAGGGTTGGGTCACCCAGGCAACATCCAGCAAGTTCCGCCAGGTAACATCATAGTGGCTCGTCCTCCGGTGCCAGCGGGCAGTGCACTTAGTCCATTGTTTCAGGAACGTCTCAGTCCCCGTTGCAGTGTTCCACAATGTGAACTGGGGAGCAAGCCATCTGGGTGAGCAGCTACATCTCCAACATGGTACCATGGCTCTGGGATGTCATCTCCAGTGGACGAGGCATAGGTGTCTCCAGTGGTGAGCTCCTGGCCTGGGATATGGCCCCCGGGAGTGGTATCATCTCCAGCGATGAGTCTGTCTCACTCACGAGTGAGGTCCTCTGGAGTGGAGGCCACCCAGCGGTGGGAACCCATGTGGATATGCAGTATTGGTCATCGGCTGGGCACAGGCTGGCCTGATATAACGTAGAGGCTTCCTTGAGGGCTGAAGGGTATATCTGATGCCTGCTGCTTGTGGAACAAACTGTTGAGAGCTCTGTGGGGTCATCAGGGGCATCTTTAGCAGTGGAATGAGTGACTGTCCTTTCCTTCCTGGAAGAGCTCATCCAAAGCACATGGACATTCTGGGCACATTTACATCCCAGGCCTGAGGCGATCTATTGATGCTACTTCGGCACAGCCATGAGGGCAGTCCCTGCACAGATCCTGGGAGCACATTCCCCATATCCAGATGGGTTTTATGTAGGAGCGATCATGGGGCAACTGGACTTGTAGCCCTATTTGATGTTGATACTGGAGGGCAAGTATCGTTTGGCTGTTGCTTCCAGAGAGCCCATTgcctttaaagggcttccctggtgcttcagaggccaaagaacttgcctgcaaggtgggcgacatgggtttgatccctgggtcggcaggatcccctggagaagagaatggctacccaatgcagtattcttgtctggagaatcccatggacagagcagcctagtgggctacagtccataaggttgcaaagaatcttacacgactgagtgactagcagtACACTACTAACTTTGGATTACTTGGCATTTAATAAAGGTGGTTGTCAGAGGCTTTATACTTCACGTGCCTCTTTAAAGGCTATTGCTTTTTGAGTTCTGATACTTGGCACCGAGCTGGCGTTTTCCTACTACTACGTCAGTGGTCTTGGCTCTTGCTGGCCTCCCCGCAACTCTTACCTTTGGTAGAATTTCTCCAGGGACTTCTGGTTGAAGTTTGTCTCTCCATTGTCATAGCACAGTTTGGAGGGTGGAGGCTTGACCTAGGAGTACTTTAGTGTCTCCTTTCTCTGGTGACAATGTCACTTGGGCATTTAACTTTGTTAAATGTTCCCCCAGGAAGGGAATAGTCCATTCAGGCAGATACAGAAAGCTGCGTCctatatatgcttttttttttctcccccaattgCATACATCTGAGGTGGAAAATGGAGAGTGTGTCCATGTAGGAATGCCCTGGGTTGACCTTGGTCATCTAGCGCTTTGGGAACTTGTTTTGTTGGATAATGCCCTGCCTGAGGGCAATTTAAGAGATactaattttaaatatgtttaaatttaaattaaacattTACAATATAAGAAACCATCTACTcttttactgctgctgctaaggcacttcagtcgtgtccaagtctgtgcgaccccatagacagcagcccaccaggctcccctgtcctgggatgttccagtcaagaacactggagagagttgcgatttccttctctaatgcacgaaagtgaaaagtgaaagggaagttcctcagtcgcgtccgactcttagcgaccccatggactgccgcctagcaggcttctctgtccatgggcttttccaggcaagagtactggagtggggtgtcattgccttctctatcTACTCTTTTAAGCAATAGTTTTTCGatccctattttacacatgagaaaacagaggcatggggaatacgtgtaactctatggctgattcatatcaatgtatgacaaaacccactgaaatgttgtgaagtaattagcctccaactaattaaaaaaaaaaaaaaaagaaattaacattcCCCCATGCCCTCAATTTAGTAAGTGGCTAgaatgggatttgaacccaggccatctATGTGGTAGAATCCACGACAGCAAACTGTTTCTCAAAACAGGGGAGTAAGAAGGacctttaggcttccctggtggctcggtgggaaagactccgcctgccaaagcaggagacctgggtttgatctctgacctgggaagatcccacattttgCAGAGCACCTCAGCCTccgcatcacaactactgaaccggtgctctagagctggggaaccacagctgctgagcccatgtgcaccaactactgaagtccaagcGCCTCGAGCCTCAAGGTAAGCACACCTTGCCTTGGTGTGCAAGAGGCGAAGCCACCGCCGTAAGAAACCCacataccgcaactagagaaaagcctgcgcagTAACGAAGCCCTAGCACAACCGAAAAGTCAATTTCTAGTGATAAAGATCAACAGCTTCTCACCTGGTGCTTGCTGCTATCTAGAAGAGAACAGTGAATTGACATATGACATATGTAGGATCTGAGACACTGTCAGAGAGAGGAAAACgaaagtggtagtcactcagtcgcgtcccaccctttgcaaccccatcgactgtagtggctaggctactctgttcatggaattctccaggcaagaagcctGGAATGGGtggacattcccttctcccagggatctccctgacccagggactaaagccgggtctcctgcattgcaggcagattctttaccgtctgagccaccagggaatgcccaTCAAAGAAAGAGGAGTGATCCTCAATGTGAGCAGAGAATGAAACAGAGTGAAAAGACCCCGGTTGTCTAAGAACAAAGGAACAAGCACATTTTCTGGAAATTTAAGTGAGGAGACTtaatcctcatttaaaaaaaatcttcaagtgCAGTCATGGTGAAATGGGAAAGTTAATTCCTTGGTAGCCAAGcttgtttatatatttgtaagAATTCAAAATAAGAGTTATTCgatccatcgtgtccgactctctgcgatcccatggactgtagctaaccaggctcctctgtccatggttttctccaggaagaatactgaagtgggttgccattcctttctccaggggatttttctgacccagggatcagacacaggtctcccacattgcgggcagattgtttactgtctgagctacagggaggaatatttgtaaatattcaaaGCAGTTTGCAAACTTTAGGGAGTCTCAAATTGACCTTGTGTCAATCTGAAGACCCTGTCTTATCAAGGACCACCTGCCTGTCCTTGATAAGACAGGCAAGGTCtgtaaaaatattaacttttgcCTTATTAACCACACCTAGTCATGGAAGAAACATATTTTGAGTGTTTTTAGTAGGCAAAAGCAATATTAGGGTTTACATGTGTAGAGACTTCATCTGATCAAATAGAGTTGACCAAGAGGCTGAATTTTTaaaggggaagaggaaaaaattaaagatttttttttttttttttttttggctgtgctgggtctttgctgctgtacaTGGCCTTAGTtctcctgaggcatgtgggatcataattcccagaccagagatcgaagcCATATCCCCTGTGTTGGATggcagcttcttaaccactggaccaccagggaagtccctatcattTTCGTAagagatcatttttttctttaaattggaaAATTTCTTTCTGCACAGTCAGAAAAGGATAAAAAGTACAGTCTTCTCCCCATTCTGAAAGGCGACCCCAGGAGGCCACACTGAGGTCCCGAACAGGCTGATTTGGGGCCACGGGGTGTGGGCACAGGTGGGCAGAGTCTGCAGTGAGCTAAAGGTCAAGGTGAGGTCGGCACCCCTCTGGGTGTTTCATCACCTCAGCCCTGCTTCTACATGTTAGTTACCCTGGGCTTGGGCTCTGCCATCCTCCCAGTCTGCTCTCCACTGAGGTTTTCCACTCCCTTGACTACAACACAACCTATATAGGCATCATGATGTCTCCCATAGGTCTGTTTCTAAAGCTGACATCCACTCTGAACTCCAGATTCATTTTTCTGGCTACCTGCATGACAGTTCCACTTGGATGTCTAATATGCATCTCAGAATTTGACATGACATGCCTTCTCCAAACTTCCATCTCTGCTGTGTCCCTGGCAAAAGACCCCAAGTTGATCAAATGGCACCACCATCAACCCAGGCgaaatgagattattttcttcatatctCCCTGTTCCTCTCTGCTCCATGAAGAAACCTTGCTCATGTATCCAAATCTATCTGCAGTGTGTCTACATCTCTTCATTTCTTGAACCTCCACTCCAGTCCAGCCACCATTATCTTTCACCTGGACCAGCTGTGATACCTATTAACTGGTCTCCCAGCTTCAACTCTTCCCCCTCTACATAGGTCAGTGCAGCCAGTACCACTGACTTCCTATACAGGGGGATTCAGTTTACTTGATATTCACTATCACAAATTGACCTTCCTTCATCAGCTTATATTTTTGATCCTAGAAATGCTATAGAGAATCATCCTGAATAGACTTGAGGTAAATTTTGAGTGGTACCAGTCTACTTTATCACAGGGTGGTACAGTTCAAGTAAAGAATCATACCTGGAAATTTGTAAGGGCAACATCCATGCTCAACAGTGGTGACCGCAGGAAATGTGTCTCTAGGAAAGCCAGCCCTGCTACCCTTAGATTGTCACTGTAGCCCAGGGTGAGCTTGTCAGCGAGGGACTCTGCCGTGCCAGCATCCCGGACACCCATCTTCCTACCCAGAATTCTGCTTCAAACAAAATGAAGACCCCTTTATTTCATTCCCTCCCCAATCCCTTTCGCTTCATAGGTTCTGGAGATCAACCCCAATCATGATTTTCAGGCCATATTTTTATAGCTCATCTATTCACAGGCACCCACATTCACCAGGGCCTCacctcacacacacccaccccataTACCACACTGTTTATTAGGGGAAGGTACATTTTGTATTGTTCAGGGTCCCATGGAACCCCTACTTCTTTCCCTCTGTGGAGATGCTGAGCTTCCTGTGGACAGGGCATTGGTAGCTCAAGAGACTCCTGGATACCTGTTTTAAAACTTGAAAGGTTAAGGATTTGCACGCATGAATCAACAAGGGACCTTTATTTCTTTAGGACGCAATTAGTTTACTGGAAGAACTGGCAAcactgaaagaaggaaaacttaAGTGAACTTATTCTGCAAAGGGCAATACTGCGGTCTGCACAGCAGgcagggtgaccttgggcagtcaCCCCAGACTCGGGGGAAAGTTCAGTCCAGACTCAGTCCTTCTTGTTGCTGACACCCAGGGTGAGCTTGTCAGAGAAGTACTCTACCAGGGCCCCTTCCGGGTACCCCGCATTGCTCAGGTGGCGGACGAGGTCCTCCAGATCCTTGATGAACTTGACCTGCTGGTCCAGGTAGCCGGTCCCCACGAAGAGGTACAAGTCAGTGTCGCTGCTCTCGGTGGCCAGCTGGTGCAGGTCGAGCAGGCTCTGGTTGAGGCACTTCT carries:
- the LOC133052821 gene encoding ferritin heavy chain-like, coding for MGTVRRVRWRRRPRPRPHPGRFQPGRHLIRAAISWFLEWPAVLPTPPSQVRCNYRPECEAAVHKHAALESHASFQCRAVAFYLDCDDVALKNFSRFLLLRSHQHSRTAESLALLQNQRGGRVCFLDIRQPETQKWESGRQAMQDTLHLEKCVNQSLLDLHQLAIESCDADLCHCLGTGYPDQQVKFIKELEDHVSSLSNAGSPEGALAEYFSDKLTLGDGDKED